In Marispirochaeta sp., the genomic window TACCTTACCGGCACTTTCCTTTTCTCCACCTGCAAAGATGCCGACAGAGACGAATAAAAGAAGCGCCAGAGCGATTGCAATTACTCTTTTCATGCTAATTCTCCTCCATATTTTTCTTGATGATCTGAGTCTTATTCAGTGTAGGGGCAGCATCCAGGACGGGCAAGAAACAATACGGTTACAATAGGGTCACGAAATGGTAACACCGGGCACAAAGCGGTATCCTCGTCCCCACTGATTGACAATTATTGCCGGATTTCCGGGAGTTTTCTCAATTTTATTACGCAGTCTCTGTATATTCACTTTTATCATCTGGCGGTAACCGTCCCATTCATCGGCGCCCCAGACTTCATGAAGAATCTCCTCACAACTGAGGACCATTCCCTGTCTGCTCATCAGCAGCCTGAGAAGCAGATACTCCGTGGGGGTAAGCCTGACAATACTGCCCCGGCAGATTACCTCTTCCGTATCAAGATTGATACGAACATCGTCGCTGATGAGCAATTTTGGATTTTTTTCCGGCGGAGTCCTGCCCACAAGATTTGCTACCCTGAGAATAAGCTCCCGATGGTTGAAGGGCTTGCGGACATAATCGAGAGCTCCTGTTTCCAGTCCGGAAACGACGTAGTTATCTTCGTCGTAACTGCTGAGCATCAGCACCGGAATACTCTGATTCTGGAGACGTCGGCACACCGAGAAACCATCAATCCCCGGAAGAGCAAGATCCAGGATAACCAGGTCAAAATCATCATCGCCGGAAAGCTCAAGCGCAGATTCACCGCTGTCGGCTGTTGTAACCCGGTATCCTTCATCCGACAGAAGAAACTGGAGGAGGTTCAGAATGTGCGGTTCATCATCCACAACCAGGATTTTCTTCGCGGACTCACTCATTGATCCTTGTCCTCATTGTGCGGGAGAGTAAAGGAGACTGTTGTGCCGACATGTTCCACGGAGCTGACATAGACCTTGCCATTATGCTTTTCGATAACCCGCTTGACAATAGCCAGGCCTAACCCTGCTCCGTCAAGCTGCTCATCCGACCAGCTGTCACCCTGGAAAAACTCGTTAAAAACCTTGGCCCGTTCCCCCAGTCGAATGCCGGAACCGTTATCGCTGACAGACACGACCATGGCCTGTTCGTTTTCGTTTACAGAGATGATGATCCTGCCACCATAGCGCAGATGCTTTACTGCATTATGGACGAGGTTTACCAGTACCTGATGTATCCACCCTTCATCCGCCGGCGGGCGGGATAACAGTTGAGGAAAGGAGTAGCGCAGCTCTATCTGTTTTTCTTCCAGAACAGGCCGGATGTGAACAGAGACATCCTTTATTACCCGGCGTATATCTATCGGCTGAAGGCTTATCGTAAACCAGGCGCTTTCCACTTTTATACTGGCCAGAATAGTCTCGGAGAGGGTCACCAGTCTGCGGACATTGCTGCCGACAGACTGGAGAAACTGCTGCTGCCGCTGATTCAGCGGCCCTACTCTGCCTTCGCACAAAATATCAACCGTTGACTGAATAACCGTGAGGGGCGTACGAACTTCGTGAGCCAGGGTCGAAAGAATAGCTTCTTTTGTTTGAAGATTCTTTTCCGTTTCCAGGCGGACAGCTTTTTGTTCGCGATAATACAGCATGGAAAAATACGCAGCCCCTGAGGCCGCAAGAGCGGCAGACGGATACATTGTAAAGGCCACCGGACCTGAACCAATTCCCGCCACCAGGGGAGGTACTGCCGACAGGAACACCACAACCCGCGGCTTCCAGCCGGAGTCATCCGAAAAGAGTATCCCGATTCGCGCAGCAAAGAGAGGAACAAAAAACAGAAAAGGAAGAAACGAAAAAAGGGCCGCTGCCGAAGAGGCGAGGACGATTCCCAATCCGGTAATCACCCTCTCCCTGAAAAGCGATCGTTCACCCCACCACACCTCACTAAAGAACACTCCTGCAAAAAAAGCAGAAGCGGACACAATGAGAAGAATTGTCTGATTCCCCGCATACGCTGAAAAGTCAAGGAGGAGAAAAAAAATAAAAAGCAGATACAACAGCCGGCGGAGATACAGATCGAACCGGATCATGAAATATCCTAACTCTCCTCCGGCAATATTACAATCCCGATTGTTTTTCAAAGAGCAGGCAGAACACTCATAGATGACACCGCAATATTACGTAAATAACGACCGCCCGGTTTTCCAGGCGGCCGGGTAAAGCGGTCAATACCGAAAAAGCAGATATAATCTGATAGAAAGATCGTCCAGTTCAGGAATCTCGACCTCACCCATATTAAGGGAAACACTTCCCAGGGTGAATCGTTTCCACAAGCCCAAACCTGCTCCCCAGCCCTTTGCTGGAAGCAGATAATCGCAGCCAAGGCCGATCCGTGGAACAAGGGCAAAGGAGTTTCCTCTGCCGTCTTCCGGGGCATCAGAATCGCCGAAATCAGAAAACAGGCTGGTGTATACATCCAAGGCAGCGCCTGCCCCCAGATAGGGAACAAACTCTTTTTTATTGTCTCCCATCGGATAACGTAAATAGAGAATCCAGGGAGTCGAGAACCCCAGATACTGGAGATCCTCAGTGGTGCCTTCGAAAGCATCAAAACTCAGATTGTAGTATCCAAAGGAAAAGCCCCACCCGAAAGCGATAAAGCGGTTTTTGAGAACCCTGAATTCTACAAAACCGTGGCCGCCCGAGATCGATGCCGACCCTTCATATGAAGCATTCATAAAAGAAGGATTAAGATCAACTCCGTATACGCTCAACTCCTCGTTAAAATACTCCGGGCCCTTTCCCGTTTCCGGACCATAGGCCATCTTTACCGGCTTCCGCGAAAACAGTTTCTCCAGGGAATGTATACTCCAATGGCCCCGTTCGAAGATCATATTCAAGCTAAGGTCCCGATTTCCCACGCTGATTGTCCCTTCCGCGATTGCTCCTTCCTCAAGTGATTCGGGGATGGAGCTGAATCCAGCAAAGGTAAATCCTTTCGTCCCCAACTGGGAACGAAAGGATTCCCACATCGACCAGGCTGATGCCTCGCGGAGTACATCGTATGGACTGAGGGATTCGACACGCTTGTCTTTTTCTTCCTTGTCTGCATCTTTGTCCCGGGAGCTTATCTCCTCCTTAAGACGCAGATAGGAATCCCAGCCCTCCTCCGCGGCCAGTACTGTAGAGATATAGGGATGATCCTGATTAAAGTCCCATTGATCCAAGTCAAGCTGTGACATGACATTATCCAGTTCCTGCTGCAGGTCGTTCCTGATCCATTCGGGATCGGCTGCGTGTTTGTTTATCTCATTCTTTCTTGCCAGAAGACGTGAAATTTGTTCCGCAGGGATCGCAAAAAAGGTATTATGCCTTCCCCCGACCGACCAGGTATTGATTCCCAGGATACGATAATCTCCGTCTCCTTTGTCGAGCAGAAGCGGTCCTCCGGAACTTCCCGGATCAATGGATGCAGAGTGCTGAATCAGATACCCCAGTTCAGGATCGACAAGCTGATCAATCTCTACACGCTGATTTGTTACGATGCCCTGGGAAAGCTGCCACAGGGGTTCTCCCATTAATCCGGGATACCCTGCCGCATAGACCTGGATTCCGTCCCTGATTTCACCGGTATCCGCGAGCAGCAAGGGAGAATACTCATCTGTTCCGGGAAAAGTGATTACCGCCAGATCAAGAAGCTGATCTTCAATAATCTCGAAATTACCCTTTAGTTCCTGCTCTTCACCACCGACACCGCGAAACAGGATTTTCATGGCTTCTGAGTACTTAATCACATGGCGATTGGTTACCAGTACAAGATCACCGTCTTCGGATTGGAACAGAAATCCGCTTCCATGCCAGCCTTTCTGGAGAGAATCAAAATAATCCGCTGCCTCGGAATTCCCCGCCTGTTCAAAACGGCGGGAGATTAAAGAAAAGGATTCTACAAAGGCGCTGTTCGGTTCACATTCCACCAGGGCTACGGAGCTTCTAAGATCAGCAAAGAGAGCAGATGCACATAGAAGCGCAGCACAAACAGCTATAAACACGCGTTTACACATTAATTTCTCCAATTTTACTCGACAGCTTCAATAATCGCCTGCGCGATTGGCCCGCTGAGTTCAGCCGTAAACTCTCGATACTCTTTTTCACGTTCGTTCCGCCAGTTTGCTATATCGTGCTGACCACCAAGCAAAGACCTTTCTTTGGAAATGACATAGTAATCAGTATGCCCGGCCTTCCGGCTGCTTCCGGTCTCACACAGTACCCCGTATTCCCACAGGTGGATCTGGGTCGCTGATCCAAGAAACTTTTCCTGAGAGGCGTTTACCGCTTTTTTACGAGTAATCGCGTAAACATAATCAACAGCAAGGGATTCACCTATCTGGGAGAGAATGGGAATCTGAGTATCGGAAAGAGCAGAATCATCGTCCAGCAAAGAGGCAGGATATAAAGGAAGGATGTTTTCCATCTGCTCCTCTCCAATAACTTTTAATGAGGATTTCGCGGAGAGCACATCCCGGATTTCCTGGGTTATCATCAAGGTTTCCTCGTTGTTGTCAGCCGCCAGAACAGCAATCGAAGCCCCTGACTCCAGGATAACCCCATCGCTTAACGCGAATGGAATATTGTCATTCTTCGTGCGCCCCTTAATCTTAAACGTATCGCCGCTGACCTTGTCGAAGCCTTTCGACAAACGACTGCCCGAAACCGGCCGGCAGACATTCTTCGGGACCAGCGGGGCCCCATCCGCATCGACAATAAAACCGGTAAACTGTTCTTTTACTTCGTCGTAACGATCAACAACGGAAACCCGCGGATCAAAGGACCCGTAAGGATTACGGGATACGACACTGTGGTCCATATCACCAATATATACGAAGGTGTCGTTCTCAGCTAAATGAAACGGCGGTAGATGATAATCGAACAAAATTGCTTTAACAGTGTCTTGATTACCAAGAAAGCTGTGCTTAAGCTCAGTGCGAAGGTTCATATAAATCAAGTCAAGATCCTTACGATCCAGCTTTATAACAAAATATTCATTCCATGGAACATACACTACTTCGAAAGCATCGCCGTTTACACCGGCCAGTTCGATTTTTCCGTTCCAGATACTGCGGTTTAAACCTTCCTGTTTGATTTCAAAATCGAAGTTAACCCTGCCTATGACAAAAACCTTATCCTCCTGTACCCGCTGACCGGGCTTAACACCTCCGGAAGGAAGCATCAAACACGAGGCAAACAACAATACAATACTTGACAGCAGCACAAGAAATCGGAAATTTACGCTTTTCTTTTCCACATTTTTTACTCGGTCCGGTAGCCCGGTAAGCAAATCGTGAGTTATTTTATTTCTAACAGGGAATCAGTTCAACGGACATATACTTTTAAATCATCCCTATTATTTTAAATATGCCTATACATACCATATCATGTGGAAAATGTCAAATTCCCCCGGTTTTCTAACTTTTTTATTCAACACGTACAAACAAGGCTTTTGTTCGGTGGAATTTATATTTTTCTATTGTTTCTTACGTCCCATTTTACATTTTGGGACGACAGCAGCTGCGGGCGGGGATACAGTTAATTATAAATGTTTGTTTATGGTGTATATCACTACACCGAAGGAGTTATCTGATGAAAAAAACGGTGTTCTTTGCAGCGGTGTTTATTATTGCGTGTCTGGTTTTCTTTCCTTCCTGCAGCGGCGGCTCGAGCGGTAGTTCGATTTCCACCGACGATCTTGAAGGAATATGGGTTGCTACCGGAGAAGATGGAGGAACAGCCAAAGCCATGCTTTTTGAGTTTTCCGGTAATAATTTTACCCGCATCGGCTATACGGAGGTTGATGCATCAGACCCAGATGGTCCCGACATGATTCAGGAGGAAGGCAGTAGAGGGACCTATTCCATTTCAGATGACACTCTTATTGCAATGGTGATCGAAGACTGGGATGATTACGCTTGGGATGATGATCCAGAAACAAAAAATGTTCCCATCTCCTACGAAGGAAATACATTTACTATAAGCATGGACGGTCATGAAATTGAGTTTACAAAAAAGTCCTTTTCCCGGCCTTTAGCACTCATCAACACCTGGTATGAACTTCCGGGAGGATCTAATACGTTGGTTGGCGATGGCGATGGTACTTATACATATACCGACCCCGGCAACAACTACACATCGGAGGGTACATGGACTGCAAGCCCGGATCTGATGCGTATCATTACAACGTATGAGAATGATAACGGGACAGAAAGTACTTTTTACGTTGAAAACCTGTATGAGTATGAAATCTCCGGAACAAATCTAGAGCTTTCCTGGGATGATACGGTATTTTCTACATATACTAATGTAGAACCATAATTATTAGATCAGTCTGCCGGGTAAAACGTGTTTTGCAGCCTTAAGCATTCTTACCCGGCAGAAATTTTTTCTTTTCAAATCAGAATTTCTCAATATCCTTGTTTTCTCTTTTTGCCCGGTACATTGCTGAGTCGGCATTTTTTATCAATGCTTCAAGTTCACTGCCGCCATCCGGATACAAACTGACTCCGGCACTGACACTGATGGGAAGCTCCTTTCCGTTGATACATACCGGTTTTTTAAGTTCGGTAATTAACCTTGTTGTTATTTCCATTATTGTTTCTTTTGAAGACAGATCAGTCAGAGCGATTATAAATTCATCTCCACCGATTCTGGCTTTTAAATCTTTTTCTTTCAAGCTGTTTTCCATTCTATGAGCGATACTTTTTAAAACCTTATCGCCGATATCGTGTCCATATTCATCATTGATTTCTTTAAATTTATTAATGTCAATAAAAACCACTCCTATCGTATGGCCCGTAACATCAGCCTTATTTTTCAGTCTCTTAAATTCTTCTGCGAAATACTTTCTGTTAGCCAGCCCGGTTAATTTATCATGATGAGCCTGATGTTCAAACTTATTAAGTAAATAAACTGCGACAGCAATAAAGCTGACAAATAACACGGACATCAAAGTAATATTAACTAAGAATATATTTCTATGATCTTTAATTTCATTCTGCATCACCTGATCATTGTAGACAATGCCGACCACATAAGAGTTCCATCCCTGTTCATTTTCCTGATTACTAATCAACGCCGGAAAAAATCGATACCTGTGCTGTATTCCATCTATATTTCTTGTACCTCTTTGCATGCTATTATTAATAACGGCCTGTCTGGCAAGTTCCTCTTCAAACTCGGGCACATCCGGGTTCAAATAGGGTCTCTTACTATTTCTTAGTTTAGCAACCCCATAACGCAGGGGCTCCACACTATAGAAACCTATATCGTCAAGCATCTCATATTCTTCAGTTAAGGAACTTGCATCCTTAAAAAGGTTTAAACTCTGAAAGGAAGGATACTGATCTTCAATACTGACGCTGAGTTCAAATAAAT contains:
- a CDS encoding HAMP domain-containing sensor histidine kinase, with protein sequence MIRFDLYLRRLLYLLFIFFLLLDFSAYAGNQTILLIVSASAFFAGVFFSEVWWGERSLFRERVITGLGIVLASSAAALFSFLPFLFFVPLFAARIGILFSDDSGWKPRVVVFLSAVPPLVAGIGSGPVAFTMYPSAALAASGAAYFSMLYYREQKAVRLETEKNLQTKEAILSTLAHEVRTPLTVIQSTVDILCEGRVGPLNQRQQQFLQSVGSNVRRLVTLSETILASIKVESAWFTISLQPIDIRRVIKDVSVHIRPVLEEKQIELRYSFPQLLSRPPADEGWIHQVLVNLVHNAVKHLRYGGRIIISVNENEQAMVVSVSDNGSGIRLGERAKVFNEFFQGDSWSDEQLDGAGLGLAIVKRVIEKHNGKVYVSSVEHVGTTVSFTLPHNEDKDQ
- a CDS encoding response regulator transcription factor gives rise to the protein MSESAKKILVVDDEPHILNLLQFLLSDEGYRVTTADSGESALELSGDDDFDLVILDLALPGIDGFSVCRRLQNQSIPVLMLSSYDEDNYVVSGLETGALDYVRKPFNHRELILRVANLVGRTPPEKNPKLLISDDVRINLDTEEVICRGSIVRLTPTEYLLLRLLMSRQGMVLSCEEILHEVWGADEWDGYRQMIKVNIQRLRNKIEKTPGNPAIIVNQWGRGYRFVPGVTIS
- a CDS encoding trypsin-like peptidase domain-containing protein; translation: MCKRVFIAVCAALLCASALFADLRSSVALVECEPNSAFVESFSLISRRFEQAGNSEAADYFDSLQKGWHGSGFLFQSEDGDLVLVTNRHVIKYSEAMKILFRGVGGEEQELKGNFEIIEDQLLDLAVITFPGTDEYSPLLLADTGEIRDGIQVYAAGYPGLMGEPLWQLSQGIVTNQRVEIDQLVDPELGYLIQHSASIDPGSSGGPLLLDKGDGDYRILGINTWSVGGRHNTFFAIPAEQISRLLARKNEINKHAADPEWIRNDLQQELDNVMSQLDLDQWDFNQDHPYISTVLAAEEGWDSYLRLKEEISSRDKDADKEEKDKRVESLSPYDVLREASAWSMWESFRSQLGTKGFTFAGFSSIPESLEEGAIAEGTISVGNRDLSLNMIFERGHWSIHSLEKLFSRKPVKMAYGPETGKGPEYFNEELSVYGVDLNPSFMNASYEGSASISGGHGFVEFRVLKNRFIAFGWGFSFGYYNLSFDAFEGTTEDLQYLGFSTPWILYLRYPMGDNKKEFVPYLGAGAALDVYTSLFSDFGDSDAPEDGRGNSFALVPRIGLGCDYLLPAKGWGAGLGLWKRFTLGSVSLNMGEVEIPELDDLSIRLYLLFRY
- a CDS encoding GGDEF domain-containing protein, with the protein product MIYMYSAQYTNIIDAVEDKYNSQQQLVEKNILQTVHYINNAYDIAEHQLNQEMREYSALMVEKYRVNTEVMEWDLDELQERFPGYDIYIVNKDLKIIKTTYNEDLGLDFSKFGSFATVLRERMAGNEFKVDRVDLSTQAGEIKKYSYMPSPDNQYLFELSVSIEDQYPSFQSLNLFKDASSLTEEYEMLDDIGFYSVEPLRYGVAKLRNSKRPYLNPDVPEFEEELARQAVINNSMQRGTRNIDGIQHRYRFFPALISNQENEQGWNSYVVGIVYNDQVMQNEIKDHRNIFLVNITLMSVLFVSFIAVAVYLLNKFEHQAHHDKLTGLANRKYFAEEFKRLKNKADVTGHTIGVVFIDINKFKEINDEYGHDIGDKVLKSIAHRMENSLKEKDLKARIGGDEFIIALTDLSSKETIMEITTRLITELKKPVCINGKELPISVSAGVSLYPDGGSELEALIKNADSAMYRAKRENKDIEKF